A part of Ziziphus jujuba cultivar Dongzao chromosome 8, ASM3175591v1 genomic DNA contains:
- the LOC107413544 gene encoding methionine--tRNA ligase, chloroplastic/mitochondrial, whose product MAVARINCYTLQNTLGGFLNPLNHSFNSKATHFRSRLHFHRHHLSSYSRKAVFCTATANTPMKDANEASSSLAEPFVLTTPLYYVNAPPHMGSAYTTIAADAIARFHRLLGKRVIFVTGTDEHGEKIASAAAANGSNPREHCDVVSQAYKTLWKDLDIAYDKFIRTTDPKHEAIVREFYSRVLANGDIYRADYEGLYCVNCEEYKDEKELLDNNCCPMHLKPCVPRKEDNYFFALSKYQKLLEETLTQNPDFVKPSFRQNEVQSWIRSGLKDFSISRASVDWGIPVPNDSKQTIYVWFDALLGYISALSEDTEEPNLQKAVSSGWPAALHLIGKDILRFHAVYWPAMLMSAGLSLPKMVFGHGFLTKDGMKMGKSLGNTIEPNDLVHKFGSDAVRYFFLREVEFGGDGDYSEDRFINIVNAHLANTIGNLLNRTLGLLKKNCQSTLVVDSSIAAEGTTFKDDVEKLVEKARVHYENLSPSSACEAVLEIGNAGNSYMDERAPWSLFKQGGATAEAAAKDLVIILEAMRIIAIALSPVAPSLCCRIYSQLGYSKDQFDAATWNETKWGGLKGGHVTSQPKPVFARIENQTEVGNGFEAAKKVTKRKEKLPQDQRVVEA is encoded by the exons ATGGCGGTAGCAAGAATAAACTGCTATACATTACAAAACACGCTGGGAGGTTTCCTAAACCCTTTAAACCATTCCTTCAATTCCAAAGCAACCCATTTCAGGAGCCGCCTCCACTTTCATCGCCACCACTTGTCTTCTTATTCACGGAAAGCTGTTTTCTGCACCGCCACGGCCAATACTCCCATGAAAGACGCTAATGAAGCCTCCTCTTCTTTAGCTGAGCCTTTTGTCCTTACAACTCCGCTTTATTACGTCAATGCCCCTCCTCACATGGGCAGCGCTTACACCACCATCGCTGCCGATGCCATTGCCCGTTTtcat AGGCTGTTAGGAAAGAGAGTTATATTTGTGACTGGGACAGATGAACATGGGGAGAAAATTGCTTCTGCTGCTGCTGCCAATGGTTCCAACCCAAGGGAACACTGTGATGTGGTTTCTCAAGCTTACAAGACACTTTGGAAagat TTAGACATAGCTTATGACAAATTTATCCGGACAACTGATCCTAAGCATGAAGCAATAGTGAGGGAGTTCTACTCTCGGGTTCTTGCCAATGGTGATATTTACCGGGCTGACTATGAGGGACTTTATTGTGTCAACTGTGAAGAGTATAAg GATGAGAAGGAGTTGCTTGATAACAACTGTTGCCCCATGCACCTAAAGCCATGTGTTCCACGAAAAGAGGATAATTACTTCTTTGCTCTGTCTAAGTATCAAAAATTGTTGGAAGAAACTCTGACACAAAATCCAGATTTTGTAAAGCCTTCTTTTCGTCAAAATGAG GTGCAAAGTTGGATTAGAAGTGGCCTAAAAGACTTTTCCATTTCTCGAGCATCAGTGGATTGGGGCATCCCTGTTCCAAATGACAGCAAGCAAACTATCTATGTTTGGTTTGATGCTTTACTAGG TTATATATCAGCACTATCAGAGGACACAGAAGAACCTAATTTGCAAAAAGCTGTTTCATCGGGTTGGCCTGCTGCACTACACTTGATAGGGAAG GATATTTTACGCTTTCATGCAGTTTACTGGCCAGCTATGCTAATGTCTGCAGGACTGAGCCTTCCTAAGATGGTGTTTGGccatggttttttgacaaag gaTGGTATGAAGATGGGAAAGTCACTAGGGAATACAATTGAACCAAATGATCTGGTTCATAAATTTGGCTCTGATGCAGTCAGGTACTTCTTCTTGAGGGAAGTGGAGTTTGGTGGGGATGGGGACTATTCAGAAGACCGCTTCATCAATATTGTCAATGCACATCTTGCCAATACAATTG GAAATCTTCTTAATCGTACTCTAGGACTTTTAAAAAAGAACTGCCAGTCAACTTTGGTTGTTGATTCAAGTATTGCAGCTGAGGGAACTACATTCAAGGATGATGTGGAGAAGTTG GTTGAAAAGGCTCGGGTTCATTATGAAAATCTCTCACCATCATCGGCTTGTGAGGCTGTGCTTGAGATTGGCAATGCTGGAAATTCCTACATGGATGAGCGAGCACCATGGTCTCTTTTTAAGCAGGGGGGTGCCACTGCTGAGGCTGCTGCTAAG GACCTTGTAATTATACTGGAAGCAATGAGGATTATAGCCATTGCATTGTCCCCTGTGGCACCGAGTTTATGTTGTAGAATATATTCACAACTTGGGTATTCAAAAGATCAATTTGATGCTGCAACCTGG AATGAGACAAAGTGGGGCGGGCTGAAGGGTGGTCATGTTACTTCCCAACCTAAACCAGTCTTTGCAAGGATTGAAAACCAAACAGAAGTTGGAAATGGGTTTGAAGCAGCTAAAAAGGTCACAAAAAGGAAGGAGAAACTGCCTCAGGATCAACGAGTAGTTGAAGCATAA
- the LOC107413532 gene encoding histone H4 has product MSGRGKGGKGLGKGGAKRHRKVLRDNIQGITKPAIRRLARRGGVKRISGLIYEETRGVLKIFLENVIRDAVTYTEHARRKTVTAMDVVYALKRQGRTLYGFGG; this is encoded by the coding sequence ATGTCGGGTCGTGGAAAGGGAGGCAAGGGTTTGGGAAAAGGAGGAGCAAAGCGTCACAGGAAGGTTCTGCGAGATAACATCCAGGGGATCACGAAGCCTGCGATCCGAAGATTGGCCAGGAGAGGTGGAGTGAAGAGGATCAGCGGTCTCATCTATGAGGAAACCAGAGGTGTGCTCAAGATCTTCTTGGAGAATGTGATTCGTGATGCTGTGACCTACACCGAGCATGCCAGGAGGAAGACAGTGACCGCCATGGATGTTGTCTATGCTCTCAAGAGGCAGGGTAGGACTTTGTATGGGTTTGGGGGTTAA
- the LOC107413533 gene encoding ATP synthase small subunit 6, mitochondrial-like, with protein sequence MRKFDPWPIFFRREWNRNWPFLVGFAITGAVITKFSLGLTEEDAKNSPFVQRHKKH encoded by the exons ATGAGAAAGTTCGATCCGTGGCCAATCTTCTTCAGGCGCGAGTGGAATCGTAACTGGCCTTTCTTGGTCGGATTCGCTATCACTGGAGCTGTCATCACCAAATTTTCTCTCGGTCTCACTG AGGAGGATGCAAAGAATTCTCCCTTCGTGCAGAGGCACAAGAAGCA TTAA
- the LOC107413534 gene encoding UDP-glucuronic acid decarboxylase 6, protein MAMEASNGSRKPPPTPSPLRSAKFFQANMRILVTGGAGFIGSHLVDRLMEKEKNEVIVVDNYFTGSKDNLKKWIGHPRFELIRHDVTEPLLIEVDQIYHLACPASPIFYKYNPVKTIKTNVIGTLNMLGLAKRVGARILLTSTSEVYGDPLEHPQTESYWGNVNPIGVRSCYDEGKRVAETLMFDYHRQHGIEIRIARIFNTYGPRMNIDDGRVVSNFIAQAIRGEPLTVQAPGTQTRSFCYVSDMVDGLIRLMEGENTGPINIGNPGEFTMLELAENVKELINPDVEIKMVENTPDDPRQRKPDITKANELLGWQPKVKLRDGLPLMEDDFRTRLGVPKE, encoded by the exons ATGGCTATGGAAGCTTCCAACGGATCTAGAAAGCCACCACCTACTCCATCTCCGTTAAGAAGTGCCAAATTTTTTCAG GCCAATATGAGAATCTTGGTCACTGGAGGAGCTGGGTTTATTGGCTCTCATCTAGTTGACAGGTTGATGGAAAAAGAGAAGAACGAG GTTATTGTTGTTGATAACTACTTTACTGGTTCAAAAGACAACCTGAAGAAATGGATTGGTCATCCAAGATTTGAGCTCATTCGCCATg ATGTCACAGAGCCATTGCTTATTGAGGTTGATCAAATATATCATCTTGCTTGCCCTGCATCTCCAATCTTCTACAAATACAATCCTGTAAAG acaataaaaacaaatgtaATTGGTACATTGAACATGCTGGGACTTGCCAAGCGAGTTGGGGCAAG GATTTTGCTAACATCCACTTCAGAGGTGTATGGAGATCCGCTTGAGCATCCTCAGACTGAAAGCTACTGGGGAAACGTCAACCCAATTG GAGTTAGGAGTTGCTATGATGAGGGGAAGCGTGTTGCTGAAACTTTGATGTTTGATTATCATAGGCAACATGGAATTG AAATAAGGATTGCTAGGATTTTTAACACATACGGACCTCGTATGAATATCGATGATGGTCGGGTTGTCAGCAACTTCATTGCTCAAGCAATCCG TGGTGAACCCTTGACCGTCCAAGCACCTGGAACACAAACCAGGAGTTTCTGTTATGTCTCTGACATG GTTGATGGTCTTATTCGACTTATGGAAGGTGAAAACACTGGACCAATCAACATTGGGAATCCAG GTGAATTTACAATGCTTGAACTTGCAGAGAATGTGAAGGAG CTTATCAATCCAGATGTGGAGATCAAAATGGTAGAGAACACGCCCGATGATCCTCGCCAAAGGAAGCCAGACATCACAAAAGCAAATGAGCTTTTAGGATGGCAACCGAAGGTCAAGTTGCGTGATGGCCTTCCTCTCATGGAGGATGATTTCAGGACGAGACTTGGTGTCCCAAAGGAGTGA